The Virgibacillus phasianinus genome includes a window with the following:
- a CDS encoding CotY/CotZ family spore coat protein translates to MSKNKYRHRARPTCDKCTSDDCVCDVVRRIVKAQNEVGDNCCTSGCERSVRELLSGGRNHGPANTTIPFILYCKGTCKPFIGSGVFQASHGRGHRRFFECVETPVFRAKSFVKGSDCCVRLELLMPVNDECGCDCSCDTESSVCPFFPEDSPVTDFQATGICITVDLEHFVGITCLDPITPIPAYA, encoded by the coding sequence ATGAGCAAAAATAAATATAGACACCGTGCCAGGCCCACATGTGATAAATGTACTTCAGATGACTGTGTATGCGATGTGGTAAGACGTATTGTCAAAGCTCAGAATGAAGTTGGCGATAATTGTTGCACATCAGGGTGTGAACGGTCTGTTCGCGAGTTACTATCAGGAGGAAGAAATCATGGTCCGGCCAATACAACTATTCCATTTATTCTGTATTGTAAAGGTACTTGTAAACCTTTTATAGGAAGCGGAGTTTTTCAAGCCTCACATGGCAGAGGCCATAGAAGGTTTTTTGAATGTGTAGAAACACCGGTATTTCGTGCGAAAAGCTTTGTGAAAGGCAGTGATTGCTGTGTGAGGTTAGAATTGTTAATGCCTGTGAATGATGAATGCGGCTGTGACTGTTCTTGTGATACAGAAAGCAGCGTTTGCCCATTCTTCCCTGAAGATTCCCCGGTAACAGATTTTCAAGCTACTGGCATTTGTATAACAGTAGACCTAGAGCACTTTGTAGGTATAACGTGTTTAGATCCCATAACCCCTATTCCTGCATATGCATAG
- a CDS encoding P1 family peptidase: protein MPLLKGKSNCITDVRGVKVGHVTLHNKINETDTICTGVTAILPHEGNLFVKKIRAASHVINGFGKTNGLIQMDELGLLESPIMLTNTFSVGNVMQGTLQYMLNQNDEIGDSTSSINLIVGECNDGFLNSMRIPAVKPEHAIQAIEQASTDPVEQGAVGAGKGMMCFGHKGGVGTASRMIKSDNLSYTVGCLVLSNFGKAQDAIFADLENRETDTPDGSIMMIIATDAPLYDRQLKRLAKRCAAGLGRTGSHIGNGSGDIAIAFSTANTYAHQSSQHTESIKTIRDDHPLMNGLFQAVIETTEEAVINSLRYAETTIGRLGRKVKKATLT, encoded by the coding sequence ATGCCCTTATTAAAAGGTAAGTCGAATTGTATTACGGATGTTAGAGGAGTCAAAGTCGGCCATGTCACATTACATAATAAAATTAACGAGACAGACACAATATGTACTGGCGTAACGGCAATCCTTCCACATGAGGGAAATCTTTTCGTGAAGAAGATTCGTGCTGCGAGCCATGTTATCAATGGATTTGGCAAAACGAACGGATTGATTCAAATGGATGAGCTTGGGCTATTGGAGTCCCCTATCATGTTAACGAATACGTTTAGTGTGGGCAATGTCATGCAGGGAACGCTTCAATACATGTTAAATCAAAACGACGAAATTGGTGATTCAACCAGCTCTATTAACCTAATTGTGGGTGAATGTAATGATGGCTTTTTAAATTCAATGCGTATTCCGGCAGTTAAACCGGAGCACGCTATCCAAGCTATCGAACAAGCAAGCACTGACCCTGTTGAACAAGGTGCAGTTGGGGCTGGAAAGGGCATGATGTGTTTCGGCCATAAAGGCGGGGTTGGCACGGCATCGCGGATGATTAAATCGGACAATCTGTCTTACACAGTTGGCTGCCTCGTTCTAAGTAACTTTGGGAAAGCACAGGACGCTATATTCGCCGATTTGGAAAACAGGGAAACGGATACTCCTGATGGTTCTATCATGATGATAATAGCAACAGATGCCCCGTTATACGACCGGCAATTAAAAAGACTAGCAAAGCGATGTGCAGCCGGACTCGGGCGGACCGGCAGCCATATTGGTAATGGCAGTGGGGATATCGCTATTGCCTTTTCAACTGCCAACACATATGCACACCAATCATCGCAGCACACAGAATCTATCAAAACGATTCGCGATGACCATCCACTAATGAATGGCCTCTTTCAGGCCGTCATTGAAACAACAGAAGAAGCTGTAATCAACTCACTGAGGTATGCCGAAACAACAATTGGACGATTAGGAAGGAAGGTTAAAAAAGCTACATTAACCTAA
- a CDS encoding DUF4129 domain-containing protein produces the protein MTPNSTIAKYYQLTSEGLFFYFLLVPILILYEHPIPLWGYLLMIVVSLALLSLGMRYISNYSMYLIGLIVLIPIAVYIGQFPIFSAVIFAVFMIWRFSVHDDVPDLRNQMQLFVYTSIALLIDVIFFYDDGLILIALIMLVVTVGGYQLSHIVVDGSIGVKQSLPFVIVFFAIVLSGSAIAFSAYRLANMIIPFLFSGLLKFFGAGIWWGLDAIGFTDLDIEALQNKIEGVTPKEIPKAKLDEMDNPFITDEEMAQEYNPPDLVNWWTIGIAVVLLLAVIFFLSRKKLRDPGKNTKRERIASDIVQGEFANKKKTGFFNRSVEKPTNEVRLEVFKFEQSAARKGIGRKQSETIEEWFQRIGINASYLDIYQKIRYGGSNLTEDEIQLFNQQLEKIKMSLNIR, from the coding sequence ATGACACCAAATAGCACCATCGCCAAATATTATCAGCTTACAAGTGAAGGCCTGTTTTTTTATTTCTTACTCGTGCCCATCCTGATTTTGTATGAACACCCGATACCACTTTGGGGTTACCTATTAATGATTGTTGTTTCATTGGCACTTTTATCACTCGGAATGCGCTATATTTCAAACTACAGTATGTACCTAATTGGTTTAATTGTGCTTATTCCGATAGCAGTCTATATTGGCCAATTTCCAATTTTCTCAGCAGTCATATTTGCGGTATTTATGATATGGAGATTTTCCGTTCATGATGATGTGCCGGATCTAAGAAACCAAATGCAGTTATTCGTGTACACAAGTATTGCGTTGCTGATTGATGTTATCTTTTTTTACGATGATGGCCTTATTTTAATCGCATTAATCATGCTGGTTGTCACAGTCGGCGGGTATCAACTCAGTCACATTGTTGTAGATGGATCAATTGGTGTAAAACAATCGCTGCCGTTTGTTATTGTTTTTTTTGCGATTGTTTTATCAGGCAGTGCCATTGCCTTTTCCGCATATCGGCTCGCCAATATGATAATCCCATTCCTGTTTAGTGGCCTCCTGAAATTCTTCGGCGCTGGTATTTGGTGGGGGCTTGACGCTATTGGGTTTACGGATCTTGATATAGAAGCTTTGCAAAATAAAATTGAAGGCGTTACACCCAAGGAGATCCCTAAAGCAAAATTAGATGAAATGGACAATCCCTTTATCACCGATGAAGAAATGGCCCAGGAATATAATCCCCCTGATCTTGTCAATTGGTGGACAATTGGAATTGCCGTGGTTCTCCTTTTAGCTGTTATTTTCTTTTTGTCGCGGAAAAAGTTACGTGATCCAGGAAAAAATACGAAAAGGGAAAGAATAGCCTCAGATATCGTGCAAGGTGAATTTGCTAATAAGAAAAAAACGGGTTTCTTTAACAGGTCCGTGGAAAAGCCAACAAACGAAGTGCGGCTGGAGGTTTTTAAATTTGAACAATCTGCAGCACGAAAAGGGATTGGCAGGAAGCAGTCGGAAACGATTGAGGAATGGTTCCAACGAATTGGAATTAATGCTTCCTATTTAGATATATATCAAAAAATAAGGTATGGAGGAAGTAATTTAACAGAAGATGAAATTCAATTATTCAATCAGCAGCTGGAGAAAATTAAAATGAGCCTTAATATTAGATAA
- a CDS encoding DUF58 domain-containing protein, which translates to MYWSRSSDKAGHEYDLLPFLLVVLTITSIVISEPFILIIVGFIVVFMILIQLYNRQIGKKLILENKRRSIRMFEGEEAEFDLVLKNQSILPIFNGFVSFTTDEKVGSERFVRFNQKRKNHFHVPLLLMGKSEARIPISLIARERGVVHIKNIRFSFPHILNFEQVILSYQGLYQTEILVYPKLSPVAGIDDFPYNNFGNQVTQFSPFEDLLSPVGTRDYVPSDPFHRIHWKASAKGQTLQTKVFERNRNISWTIIVNIAESSPLGNVYLSPMMEKYIAQAAYICQTITKQGHPIELYVNAAKVGSMPFQLGSEGGREHLKKAFELLTRIEKDCNVMSMTNLLYRVDHEINDSNIVIIIGDVQRDSLHYTNKWNRRGNSVLHVSEYISGARLTEIKNEGLAVNDTK; encoded by the coding sequence ATGTACTGGTCAAGAAGTTCTGATAAAGCAGGACATGAATATGATTTGCTTCCGTTTCTTTTAGTGGTACTAACCATTACAAGTATTGTGATAAGCGAACCTTTCATTTTGATTATTGTTGGCTTCATTGTTGTGTTTATGATACTTATTCAGTTGTACAACCGGCAGATTGGCAAGAAGTTAATACTGGAAAATAAAAGACGGTCGATTCGCATGTTCGAAGGAGAAGAAGCAGAATTTGATCTTGTATTAAAAAACCAATCAATTTTACCCATTTTCAACGGATTTGTCAGCTTTACAACCGACGAAAAAGTGGGAAGCGAGCGGTTTGTCCGGTTTAACCAGAAAAGGAAAAACCATTTCCATGTCCCGTTGCTTTTAATGGGGAAATCAGAAGCACGGATCCCAATCTCACTGATTGCCCGTGAGCGTGGTGTTGTTCACATAAAGAACATTCGATTTTCTTTTCCGCATATCTTGAATTTTGAACAGGTTATCCTAAGCTATCAAGGTTTGTATCAAACAGAAATATTGGTCTACCCAAAACTAAGTCCAGTAGCCGGAATTGATGATTTTCCTTACAATAATTTTGGGAATCAGGTAACACAGTTTTCACCTTTTGAGGATTTATTGAGCCCAGTTGGAACGCGAGATTATGTGCCTTCTGATCCCTTTCACCGGATACATTGGAAAGCCTCTGCCAAAGGTCAAACATTGCAAACGAAAGTTTTTGAACGCAACCGGAATATATCATGGACAATCATCGTGAATATTGCTGAATCAAGTCCATTGGGTAATGTTTATTTAAGCCCAATGATGGAGAAATACATAGCACAGGCAGCGTATATTTGCCAAACGATTACGAAGCAGGGACACCCGATTGAATTATATGTTAATGCTGCAAAGGTTGGAAGTATGCCTTTTCAACTTGGGAGTGAAGGTGGACGGGAACACTTAAAAAAGGCCTTTGAATTACTAACTAGAATTGAAAAGGATTGTAATGTAATGTCGATGACAAATCTGCTTTATCGTGTTGATCATGAAATTAATGATTCTAATATTGTCATCATTATTGGTGATGTTCAGCGCGATAGTCTTCATTATACAAACAAATGGAATCGGCGCGGCAACAGTGTGCTTCATGTTTCGGAATATATAAGTGGTGCACGTTTAACTGAAATAAAAAATGAAGGGTTAGCTGTAAATGACACCAAATAG
- a CDS encoding AAA family ATPase, translated as MSLIEKINQAKQAVGQVIVGQEEVVELLFVALLGKGHVMLESVPGSGKTKLAKSFAKIINGDFSRVQFTPDVLPSDVTGIQFLNPKTNEFEMRVGPIKTNILLADEINRATPRTQSSLLEVMEEQQTTIDGITIAIPSPFLVIATQNPIESNHGTFPLPEAQLDRFLMIVTMDYPTLEQEKAILNLNRTEDPLQLVNPILTTNEIETLQKEVTQVDVSDVVQDYLLALVRETRDHADIELGVSSRAALALMRAGQALAYLRERSYVTPQDIKALVCYVFEHRIVLSMEGSIRKTKSEVIDEVIRAIDVPVELGTRG; from the coding sequence ATGTCGTTAATAGAAAAAATTAATCAAGCAAAACAAGCCGTCGGACAAGTCATAGTGGGGCAGGAGGAAGTCGTTGAATTACTGTTTGTTGCTTTACTTGGTAAAGGGCACGTAATGTTAGAGAGTGTACCGGGATCGGGAAAAACAAAACTAGCAAAAAGCTTTGCGAAAATAATTAATGGTGACTTCAGCAGGGTGCAATTTACACCGGATGTGCTGCCAAGTGATGTGACTGGAATCCAATTTTTAAATCCAAAAACAAATGAATTTGAAATGCGTGTTGGTCCAATAAAGACAAATATCCTGCTTGCGGATGAAATTAACCGCGCCACTCCTCGAACCCAATCAAGCCTGCTTGAGGTTATGGAAGAACAGCAAACAACGATTGATGGGATTACCATCGCGATACCATCCCCATTTTTAGTTATTGCTACGCAAAATCCAATCGAATCAAACCACGGTACATTTCCATTACCGGAAGCACAGTTAGATCGCTTTTTAATGATAGTAACCATGGATTATCCAACACTAGAGCAGGAGAAAGCAATCTTAAATTTGAATCGGACTGAGGATCCACTGCAACTGGTTAACCCAATCTTAACAACGAATGAAATAGAAACATTGCAAAAAGAAGTAACGCAGGTTGATGTTTCAGATGTCGTCCAGGACTACTTGCTGGCATTGGTGCGTGAAACACGGGATCATGCTGATATTGAACTGGGTGTGAGTTCGCGGGCGGCACTTGCATTAATGCGGGCTGGTCAGGCCTTAGCCTATTTGCGTGAACGGTCGTATGTAACACCGCAGGATATCAAGGCATTAGTTTGTTATGTTTTCGAGCATCGAATTGTTTTATCAATGGAAGGTTCAATAAGGAAAACAAAATCTGAGGTTATTGACGAAGTAATTCGTGCAATTGATGTCCCGGTTGAATTGGGGACAAGAGGATAA
- a CDS encoding cytochrome D1 domain-containing protein: MKGKMFIVLAVILMILVVLSACMNSDTGSAEPSESSKTGSSSGPMVYVNNRDANNVQVIDSKKNEIVSTITVGEKPTYNEIGPKGRYVYVVNSKSEDVSIIDVKSNEVIKTIPVGKTPKGINFTPDGKWVFVINEGEHTVTVIDTESMEKTTTIEVGQFPHNGVASPDSKKFYVTNTGSNSVSVIDTASQKVIRTIKGVEGSPHNLNITPDGQTLLVTLTKNSAVGVIDLNAGEIVKTIPVGIGHHVLDITPDGEYAYVANISENFISVIDISEQKVVKKIEVGTGPHGITVSENGEMIYTAVTGENKVAVIDRASNVVVDTIDTGQFPFFISTIESS, encoded by the coding sequence TTGAAAGGAAAAATGTTCATAGTACTAGCTGTCATATTAATGATACTAGTCGTATTGTCGGCTTGTATGAATAGCGATACGGGCAGTGCAGAACCATCTGAAAGCAGCAAGACAGGATCGTCCAGTGGTCCCATGGTTTATGTAAATAACCGGGATGCGAATAACGTTCAAGTTATTGATTCAAAAAAGAATGAAATTGTAAGTACGATTACTGTGGGTGAAAAACCTACCTATAATGAAATTGGACCAAAAGGGCGCTATGTGTATGTTGTTAACAGTAAGTCGGAAGATGTATCAATCATTGATGTGAAATCAAATGAAGTCATCAAAACGATCCCTGTTGGCAAAACGCCAAAAGGTATTAATTTTACACCAGATGGAAAATGGGTATTTGTTATTAATGAAGGGGAACATACCGTTACAGTTATTGATACAGAATCAATGGAGAAAACAACAACTATTGAAGTTGGCCAGTTTCCTCATAACGGTGTAGCAAGTCCCGACAGTAAGAAGTTTTATGTGACGAACACGGGCTCCAATTCCGTTTCCGTCATTGACACCGCTTCCCAAAAGGTTATCCGGACAATTAAAGGGGTGGAAGGTTCACCACATAACCTTAACATCACTCCTGACGGACAAACCCTGCTCGTTACCTTAACAAAAAACAGTGCGGTTGGTGTTATTGACCTAAATGCGGGTGAGATAGTGAAAACAATCCCTGTTGGTATAGGGCACCATGTTCTGGACATTACACCAGATGGAGAATACGCATATGTGGCAAATATCAGCGAGAACTTTATATCGGTAATAGATATTTCGGAACAGAAGGTAGTGAAAAAAATTGAAGTTGGTACGGGACCACACGGGATTACTGTTTCGGAAAACGGGGAAATGATTTACACCGCTGTCACTGGGGAAAATAAAGTCGCTGTTATAGATAGAGCAAGTAACGTAGTGGTTGACACAATAGATACAGGTCAATTTCCATTTTTCATCAGCACAATCGAATCATCCTAG
- a CDS encoding anti-sigma factor, producing MGRECEHLLYYIANTLDETERNSFKRHLNHCEECRKEYQQLMETWEELQFDFEEQEVPQSLKAEVLDYVFENDNQTTDLTMKDKLKRWGLFLKRQFTPLTTTIVLVMLVVISGLTFVSIQSNNQLANETNNPIAILSSMTLTATDENSSNATGNAFIVKEGEERKLVIQVNDLPKPEGDKVYQVWLLENGERQNAGIFTTNESGSGILTYQLSNEQSFDKIGITMEPDQSSTQPKGKKVIGS from the coding sequence ATGGGGAGGGAATGTGAGCATTTACTTTATTACATAGCAAATACACTTGATGAGACAGAACGAAATAGTTTCAAGAGGCATTTGAATCATTGCGAGGAATGCAGAAAAGAATATCAGCAGCTAATGGAAACATGGGAGGAATTGCAGTTTGACTTTGAAGAACAAGAGGTCCCGCAATCTTTAAAGGCTGAGGTGCTTGATTATGTATTCGAAAATGATAATCAGACCACAGACCTTACAATGAAAGATAAGCTTAAACGATGGGGACTTTTCTTAAAAAGACAGTTTACACCATTGACAACAACTATAGTACTTGTGATGTTGGTCGTGATAAGCGGATTAACGTTTGTAAGCATTCAATCAAATAATCAACTAGCTAATGAAACGAACAATCCTATTGCAATTCTATCGTCTATGACCCTTACAGCGACTGATGAAAATTCAAGTAACGCAACTGGTAATGCGTTTATTGTTAAAGAAGGAGAAGAAAGAAAGCTTGTGATTCAGGTAAATGATCTGCCAAAACCAGAGGGAGATAAAGTTTACCAGGTATGGCTCTTGGAAAATGGTGAACGACAAAATGCAGGTATATTTACAACGAATGAATCCGGTTCTGGAATTTTAACGTATCAGCTATCTAATGAACAATCGTTTGATAAAATAGGAATAACGATGGAACCTGATCAAAGCAGTACCCAGCCTAAAGGTAAGAAAGTAATTGGGTCATAA
- a CDS encoding RNA polymerase sigma factor — protein sequence MKKKTDAALIKLVNKKHRPALEELYERYIKLIYSVVLKFCNGNEEVAKEMVQLIFLKLWTMKSSYDPSKGKFVNWLLTIVRNVCIDYIRKEKKHPQDYGKYETDTTINLADPTDTIGENIKGIEIANAKNKLSASQRRVIDLLYWEGYSLTEIAKMENAPVGTIKSRLYQSLKQLRKHLELEGS from the coding sequence GTGAAGAAAAAAACGGATGCTGCATTAATAAAATTAGTTAATAAAAAGCATCGCCCTGCATTGGAAGAGCTTTACGAGAGGTATATTAAATTAATCTATAGTGTTGTCCTGAAGTTCTGTAATGGAAATGAGGAAGTGGCCAAGGAAATGGTTCAATTGATTTTTTTAAAGCTTTGGACGATGAAAAGCAGTTATGATCCCTCTAAAGGAAAGTTTGTAAATTGGTTACTTACCATTGTTCGAAATGTATGCATTGATTATATCAGAAAAGAGAAAAAGCACCCGCAGGATTATGGCAAGTATGAAACAGATACAACAATTAATTTGGCCGATCCAACCGATACAATTGGTGAAAATATAAAAGGTATTGAAATAGCCAATGCAAAAAACAAACTATCCGCTTCCCAGCGAAGGGTAATAGATTTACTTTATTGGGAGGGGTATTCTCTTACTGAAATAGCAAAAATGGAAAATGCGCCGGTGGGAACTATAAAGAGCAGGCTATATCAGTCTTTGAAACAATTAAGGAAACACCTGGAACTGGAGGGTTCATAG
- a CDS encoding ATP-dependent DNA helicase yields MIRNNSLPFTVAKTENFFERLGDYVGDVFYDILPEKGYELRDEQIYMAFQLEQAFKNKRAIFAEAGVGTGKTFVYLLYAICYARYRGKPAIISCADETLIEQLVKQGGDIEKLEKALDLSIDVRLAKSREQYVCMKKLDPIANQTDNQDILNVHDEIPDFVFDTSTSMKSFERYGDRKEYPWVSNETWEKIAWDPLQQCSTCEWRHLSGQTLNREYYRHATDLIICSHDFYMEHVWTKESRKREGQLPLLPESSSVVFDEGHLLEFAAQKGLTYRFNFEALSKVLTGYMGQDVREDSLYVIEDILQLHEEWFDLLRDTAAVVEGSNRLEIAFSDNMIEIAGRLYDKVQQLLEQLVFDAELFTIEDYHVKIIEEYLEFFSYGLSILLKDNEGIYWLEENNTTSTLVIMPRLVEEVLKKEVFSRKLPFIFSSATLSQAGDFTHLAGSLGIEAYDSCSVASPFDYGKRMTINGHIEASLQEKWIKLGKQLHENKGKSLVLFSSMEEMNLFREWAGNQTWPFSMLYEGDQEISKTVRDFQTNHSAVLCSYNLWEGLDVPGNALTRVIISSLPFPPKDPVFQAKRKHAENPELEVDVPYMVLRLRQGIGRLIRTNEDYGEIDIWMTAEEVKNHKKTIERVMPVEVEWQ; encoded by the coding sequence ATGATAAGAAATAATTCACTGCCATTTACCGTGGCAAAAACAGAGAACTTTTTTGAACGTCTAGGGGATTATGTTGGGGATGTATTTTATGATATATTGCCTGAAAAGGGTTACGAACTGCGTGATGAACAAATATATATGGCCTTCCAATTGGAACAGGCTTTTAAAAATAAACGGGCAATATTTGCCGAGGCAGGGGTTGGAACGGGAAAAACCTTTGTTTATTTATTGTACGCTATTTGTTATGCACGTTACCGGGGGAAGCCAGCAATTATCTCCTGTGCGGATGAAACGTTAATTGAGCAACTTGTGAAACAGGGTGGCGATATTGAGAAGCTTGAAAAGGCATTGGACTTATCTATCGATGTTAGATTAGCGAAATCACGTGAACAGTACGTATGTATGAAAAAACTGGATCCAATCGCAAACCAAACCGATAATCAGGATATCTTAAACGTTCATGATGAGATTCCTGATTTTGTCTTTGACACCAGTACTTCGATGAAATCTTTTGAGCGTTATGGCGATCGAAAAGAATATCCATGGGTTTCAAATGAAACATGGGAAAAAATAGCCTGGGATCCATTGCAGCAATGTTCAACCTGTGAATGGCGCCACTTGAGTGGGCAAACATTGAACCGGGAATATTATCGTCATGCGACAGATCTTATTATATGCTCCCATGACTTTTATATGGAACATGTCTGGACGAAAGAATCCAGAAAGCGTGAGGGTCAATTACCGCTGCTACCAGAATCAAGCAGTGTCGTTTTTGATGAAGGACATTTGCTGGAATTCGCGGCCCAGAAAGGCTTAACCTATCGTTTTAACTTTGAAGCTCTAAGTAAAGTACTGACAGGTTATATGGGACAGGATGTAAGAGAAGACTCGCTATATGTAATTGAAGATATTCTTCAATTACACGAGGAATGGTTTGATTTGCTTCGGGATACCGCTGCAGTAGTGGAAGGGTCAAATCGGCTTGAAATAGCTTTTTCAGACAACATGATTGAAATAGCAGGTCGTCTATATGATAAAGTTCAGCAGTTGCTGGAACAGTTGGTGTTTGATGCGGAACTGTTCACAATAGAGGACTACCACGTGAAAATCATTGAGGAGTATTTGGAATTTTTTTCATATGGTCTGTCAATTTTATTAAAGGATAATGAGGGAATCTATTGGCTTGAGGAAAATAATACAACGAGTACATTGGTGATTATGCCAAGGCTGGTGGAAGAGGTGTTGAAGAAGGAAGTATTTTCTCGGAAACTGCCATTTATCTTTTCATCGGCTACGTTATCACAGGCAGGAGATTTCACCCATTTGGCTGGCAGCCTAGGAATTGAAGCATATGATTCCTGCTCAGTCGCTTCACCATTTGACTATGGGAAACGAATGACAATTAACGGACATATCGAAGCAAGTTTACAAGAGAAGTGGATAAAGCTAGGGAAGCAATTGCATGAAAATAAAGGAAAATCATTGGTTTTATTTTCGTCAATGGAGGAAATGAATCTGTTCCGTGAGTGGGCGGGGAATCAAACATGGCCATTTAGCATGTTATATGAAGGTGATCAGGAAATCAGTAAGACCGTACGTGATTTTCAAACTAATCATTCTGCCGTACTATGCTCGTATAATCTGTGGGAAGGCTTGGATGTCCCTGGAAATGCGCTAACAAGAGTAATTATTTCATCCTTGCCTTTTCCGCCTAAAGACCCTGTTTTTCAGGCTAAACGTAAGCACGCGGAAAATCCTGAACTGGAGGTTGACGTTCCGTACATGGTTCTTCGTTTACGGCAGGGAATTGGCCGTTTGATTCGCACAAATGAAGATTATGGCGAGATTGATATTTGGATGACAGCAGAAGAAGTCAAGAACCATAAAAAGACAATTGAACGAGTTATGCCTGTTGAGGTGGAATGGCAATAA
- a CDS encoding RluA family pseudouridine synthase, with protein sequence MKRKQINNDSNHETYTVDKPIELLPFLLNVMINRSRNSVKSILTRGQVSVDDDPTTKHNYQLRPGQEVGILKNKVAAKVNKMTGFSILYEDKDIIVINKEAGLLSIASAKEKKLTAYSQLMDYVRIESPKNRIFVVHRLDRDTSGVMIFAKNEKTKRKLQDNWKAVVRERTYVALVEGAVKKSRGTTASWLKESSTFVMYSSSKSGDGVRAVTHYQKVQANAEFSLLKVNLETGKKNQIRVHMKDIGHPIVGDKKYGASTNAIGRLGLHATVLAFEHPASGKLLRFEAKIPDAFTSKSR encoded by the coding sequence ATGAAAAGGAAACAAATAAATAATGATTCCAACCACGAAACCTATACAGTTGATAAACCAATAGAATTATTGCCATTCCTATTAAATGTAATGATCAACCGCAGCCGAAATTCGGTTAAATCAATACTTACACGCGGACAAGTTTCTGTCGATGATGATCCAACAACTAAACATAATTACCAGCTAAGGCCAGGGCAAGAAGTCGGGATTCTTAAAAATAAGGTTGCGGCAAAGGTAAATAAAATGACTGGGTTTTCAATTCTATACGAAGATAAAGACATTATTGTAATCAACAAGGAGGCTGGATTGCTTTCGATTGCATCAGCTAAAGAAAAAAAACTGACCGCTTATAGTCAGTTGATGGACTATGTTCGAATCGAAAGTCCGAAGAATCGCATCTTTGTTGTTCACCGCTTGGACCGGGATACATCCGGGGTGATGATTTTTGCCAAGAACGAAAAAACGAAACGAAAGCTGCAGGATAATTGGAAGGCAGTTGTAAGAGAACGAACATACGTGGCGCTTGTAGAAGGGGCGGTTAAGAAATCCAGGGGGACTACAGCCTCTTGGTTAAAAGAAAGCAGTACATTCGTTATGTACTCAAGTTCTAAATCTGGAGACGGGGTACGTGCTGTCACACATTATCAAAAGGTACAGGCCAATGCTGAATTCTCGTTATTGAAAGTTAATCTGGAGACAGGGAAAAAGAACCAAATACGTGTTCATATGAAGGATATCGGTCACCCAATTGTTGGGGATAAAAAGTACGGGGCGAGTACAAATGCCATTGGAAGACTTGGCCTTCATGCTACTGTTCTAGCGTTTGAGCATCCTGCATCCGGAAAGCTGCTGCGCTTTGAAGCAAAAATTCCAGATGCATTTACAAGCAAATCAAGGTAA
- a CDS encoding excisionase family DNA-binding protein, with amino-acid sequence MYLTIKETAEHLSMPESKIKALIQQKRIRTIHDGEQFLVNEDQFTTHFEQVEKYRKMIQDYLDEPIPEDIDVKDED; translated from the coding sequence ATGTATTTAACAATAAAAGAAACGGCAGAACATTTATCCATGCCTGAATCCAAAATTAAAGCGTTGATCCAACAAAAACGAATACGTACGATCCACGATGGAGAGCAATTTTTAGTAAATGAAGATCAATTTACCACTCACTTTGAGCAAGTAGAAAAATATAGAAAAATGATACAGGACTATTTGGATGAACCGATACCGGAGGACATTGATGTTAAGGATGAAGATTAA